Proteins encoded by one window of Cyprinus carpio isolate SPL01 chromosome B6, ASM1834038v1, whole genome shotgun sequence:
- the zeb2b gene encoding zinc finger E-box-binding homeobox 2b isoform X1 — MRELIMADGPRCKRRKQANPRRKNAVLEYENVVETGSETEEEDRLLVSEEDGLLNGVGSPVSLVNQESVAPPSPTQGHTLLRKTVDDEDDMKDSGIENVWHENDLLSASVDGTDELKGDYDTMGPDAALEPVGNGTVKSVHCATEFEDFFGKRKLVDSESHVVSIAEYLQRGDTAIIYPEAPEELSRSRLATPEANGHEENDLPPGTPDAFAQLLTCPYCDRGYKRLTSLKEHIKYRHEKNEENFACPLCSYTFGYRTQLERHMATHKPGRDQHQILNQSSGNRKFKCTECGKAFKYKHHLKEHLRIHSGEKPYECPNCKKRFSHSGSYSSHISSKKCIGLIAINGRVRNNLKTGSSPTSASSSPTNTAISQLRHKLENGKPLGLQDQSNHLNIKSEPMDFNDYKLMMASHGYGTGSPFLNGGVRGGSPLGVHNSHSPLQHLGMGMEGQMLGYPSLGNNLSEVQRVLQIVDNTVCRQKMDCKPEEISKLKAYMKELGSHIEEQKQVLTSPGGPQNTLPLINHNGATKSIIDYTLEKVNEAKACLQSLTTDSKRQISNIKKEKANHMLDIGIEDKTHENNNLMFTPFSCQYCKETFPGPIPLHQHERYLCKMNEEIKAVLQPTQTASTNKTGLFAEKHGLLHPSIIPEKGVNSPISPYKDHMSVLKAYFAMNMEPNSEELLKISIAVGLPQEFVKEWFEQRKVFQYANSRTPPLDRNHVESGHPVSVHTPTKDSLGIRSPMSLVKGTDRITSPSIPELHNNINNFDTPLRLSKTPHFSNHKPLGDKLDHSRSNTPSPLNLSSTSSKNSHTSSYTPNSFTSEDLQAEPLDLSLPKLMKEPKHILTVKSRPKLNSTPTDHNHILTPREHADEPLNLAYLSKKEFGNPNANSNLDKSSGPMFGLNPFAAKPLYTSLPPQNAFPPPTFMPPVQASLPGLRSYPSLDQISFLPHMAYTYAAGAASFAEMQQRRKYQRKPGFQSELLDGPADYLSSLDDMADPEACLSRKKIKKTESGMYACDLCDKTFQKSSSLLRHKYEHTGKRPHQCQICKKAFKHKHHLIEHSRLHSGEKPYQCDKCGKRFSHSGSYSQHMNHRYSYCKREAEEREAAEREAREKGHLEPTELLLNRAYLQGIAPPGYPEHTPEPILRDGLNGSIRERLKEVEGAFVKMGRRDEEFEEEEEESENKSMDTDGDTMRDEEENGEHSMDDSSVDGKTESKSDHEDGVEDAV; from the exons cagTGTTGGAATATGAGAACGTTGTAGAAACCGGATCTGAGACGGAAGAAGAGGACAGACTTCTGGTGTCGGAGGAGGACGGCTTGCTCAATGGGGTGGGGAGTCCAGTCAGCCTCGTCAATCAAGAGTCTGTGGCTCCGCCCTCTCCGACCCAGGGTCACACACTGCTGAGGAAGACTGTGGATGATGAAGATGATATGAAGGACAGTGGAATAGAGAACGTCTGGCATGAAAACGACTTGCTGAGTGCATCAGTCGATGGTACCG atgagctgaagggaGACTATGACACCATGGGGCCTGATGCCGCTTTAGAGCCGGTTGGGAACGGTACAG TGAAGAGCGTACACTGTGCTACTGAGTTTGAGGATTTCTTTGGGAAGCGTAAACTGGTGGACAGTGAAAGTCATGTGGTCAGCATTGCCGAATACCTCCAGAGAGGAGACACAGCCATCATCTACCCCGAGGCACCGGAGGAACTCTCCCGTTCCCGCCTCGCCACGCCTGAAGCCAACGGACACGAGGAGAACG ACCTGCCACCTGGAACTCCAGATGCTTTCGCCCAACTGTTGACCTGCCCCTACTGCGACCGGGGTTACAAACGCTTGACTTCCCTAAAGGAACACATCAAGTACCGGCACGAGAAAAACGAGGAGAACTTTGCCTGCCCTCTGTGCAGCTACACATTTGGTTACCGCACTCAGCTGGAGAGACATATGGCCACACACAAGCCAGGACGAGATCAG CACCAGATACTCAACCAGAGTTCTGGCAACCGCAAGTTCAAATGCACTGAATGTGGCAAGGCCTTCAAATACAAACACCATCTAAAGGAGCACCTGCGGATACACAGTG GTGAGAAGCCATACGAATGTCCAAACTGTAAGAAGAGATTCTCGCACTCCGGGTCCTACAGTTCACACATAAGCAGTAAGAAATGCATCGGACTGATCGCCATCAATGGCAGGGTGAGGAACAACTTGAAGACGGGTTCATCTCCGACATCTGCATCGTCCTCCCCTACGAACACTGCCATATCACAGCTACGACACAAACTGGAGAATGGCAAACCCCTCGGTCTGCAAGACCAGTCCAACCACCTCAACATCAAATCCGAACCAATGGACTTCAACGACTATAAGCTGATGATGGCCTCTCATGGCTACGGTACGGGCAGCCCCTTCCTAAATGGTGGTGTGAGGGGAGGCAGCCCACTGGGTGTTCATAACTCCCACAGTCCCCTTCAGCACCTGGGTATGGGGATGGAGGGGCAAATGCTGGGATATCCATCACTGGGAAACAACCTGAGCGAGGTACAGAGGGTCCTGCAGATCGTGGACAACACAGTTTGTCGACAAAAGATGGACTGCAAGCCAGAGGAGATCTCCAAGTTGAAGGCGTACATGAAGGAGTTGGGTTCCCACATAGAGGAACAGAAGCAAGTGCTCACCTCTCCCGGTGGACCCCAGAACACACTTCCACTCATCAATCACAACGGTGCCACCAAGAGCATCATAGACTACACGCTTGAGAAGGTCAACGAAGCCAAAGCCTGCCTTCAGAGCTTGACTACGGACTCTAAGAGGCAAATTAGCAATATCAAAAAAGAGAAGGCAAATCATATGCTAGATATAGGTATAGAGGACAAAACGCACGAGAATAATAATCTAATGTTTACACCCTTCTCCTGCCAGTATTGCAAAGAGACTTTCCCTGGCCCCATTCCCCTGCACCAGCACGAGCGCTACCTTTGCAAGATGAATGAGGAAATCAAGGCCGTACTTCAGCCCACTCAGACCGCCTCGACGAACAAAACTGGCTTGTTTGCTGAGAAACACGGCCTCTTGCACCCCTCCATCATCCCTGAGAAGGGTGTCAACAGCCCTATCAGTCCCTACAAGGACCACATGTCAGTGCTGAAAGCTTATTTCGCCATGAATATGGAGCCCAACTCAGAAGAACTACTGAAAATCTCAATAGCGGTCGGCCTTCCACAGGAGTTCGTGAAAGAGTGGTTTGAGCAAAGGAAAGTCTTTCAGTACGCAAACTCCAGGACTCCTCCTTTAGACAGGAACCATGTGGAGTCTGGTCATCCGGTCTCTGTTCACACGCCCACTAAAGACTCGTTAGGCATCCGGTCTCCGATGTCCTTGGTCAAAGGTACTGACCGCATCACATCCCCCTCCATCCCTGAGCTTCATAACAACATTAACAACTTTGACACCCCACTCAGGCTCTCCAAAACCCCTCACTTCTCCAACCATAAGCCACTGGGGGATAAGCTGGACCACTCCAGAAGCAACACGCCATCTCCTCTAAACTTGTCATCCACCTCCTCCAAAAACTCCCACACTAGCTCTTACACACCCAACAGCTTCACCTCTGAGGACCTGCAGGCTGAACCTCTTGACCTCTCATTGCCAAAGCTCATGAAGGAGCCAAAGCACATCTTGACTGTGAAAAGCCGACCCAAGCTAAACAGCACCCCCACTGACCATAACCACATCTTGACGCCCCGGGAGCATGCAGACGAGCCACTCAACTTGGCTTATCTGTCCAAGAAGGAGTTTGGCAACCCCAATGCAAACAGCAATCTGGACAAAAGCTCGGGCCCAATGTTTGGTCTGAACCCCTTTGCTGCCAAACCCCTGTACACCTCCTTGCCACCCCAAAATGCATTTCCGCCCCCTACGTTTATGCCCCCGGTACAAGCCAGTCTCCCGGGGCTGAGATCCTACCCAAGCCTCGACCAGATAAGCTTCTTGCCGCACATGGCCTACACGTATGCGGCAGGGGCGGCCAGCTTCGCCGAGATGCAGCAGAGGAGAAAATACCAGCGGAAGCCAGGGTTCCAG AGCGAGCTTCTCGACGGGCCGGCAGATTATCTGAGCAGTCTAGATGATATGGCCGACCCCGAGGCCTGTCTGTCCAGGAAGAAGATTAAGAAAACAGAAAGTGGTATGTACGCGTGTGACCTTTGCGACAAAACATTCCAGAAGAGCAGTTCCCTCCTCAGACACAAATATGAACACACag GTAAACGGCCGCACCAGTGTCAGATCTGCAAGAAAGCGTTTAAACACAAGCATCATCTGATTGAACACAGCCGCCTGCACTCCGGAGAGAAGCCGTATCAGTGTGACAAATGTGGCAAGCGCTTCTCGCACTCGGGCTCGTACTCGCAGCACATGAACCACAGATACTCGTACTGCAAGAGAGAGGCGGAGGAGCGCGAGGCGGCCGAGAGAGAAGCCCGAGAGAAGGGTCACCTGGAGCCCACGGAGCTGCTGTTAAACCGGGCGTACCTGCAGGGCATCGCTCCGCCCGGATACCCAGAGCATACACCGGAGCCTATCCTGAGGGACGGCCTGAACGGGAGCATTCGGGAGCGACTCAAGGAGGTGGAAGGAGCGTTCGTGAAGATGGGCCGGCGAGACGAGGAGttcgaggaggaggaggaggagagcgaAAACAAAAGCATGGACACCGACGGGGACACCATGAGGGACGAGGAGGAAAACGGAGAGCACTCGATGGACGACAGCTCCGTGGACGGCAAAACCGAATCCAAATCGGATCATGAGGACGGCGTGGAGGACGCGGTGTAG
- the zeb2b gene encoding zinc finger E-box-binding homeobox 2b isoform X3 — protein sequence MRELIMADGPRCKRRKQANPRRKNAVLEYENVVETGSETEEEDRLLVSEEDGLLNGVGSPVSLVNQESVAPPSPTQGHTLLRKTVDDEDDMKDSGIENVWHENDLLSASVDGTDELKGDYDTMGPDAALEPVGNGTVKSVHCATEFEDFFGKRKLVDSESHVVSIAEYLQRGDTAIIYPEAPEELSRSRLATPEANGHEENDLPPGTPDAFAQLLTCPYCDRGYKRLTSLKEHIKYRHEKNEENFACPLCSYTFGYRTQLERHMATHKPGRDQHQILNQSSGNRKFKCTECGKAFKYKHHLKEHLRIHSGEKPYECPNCKKRFSHSGSYSSHISSKKCIGLIAINGRVRNNLKTGSSPTSASSSPTNTAISQLRHKLENGKPLGLQDQSNHLNIKSEPMDFNDYKLMMASHGYGTGSPFLNGGVRGGSPLGVHNSHSPLQHLGMGMEGQMLGYPSLGNNLSEVQRVLQIVDNTVCRQKMDCKPEEISKLKAYMKELGSHIEEQKQVLTSPGGPQNTLPLINHNGATKSIIDYTLEKVNEAKACLQSLTTDSKRQISNIKKEKANHMLDIGIEDKTHENNNLMFTPFSCQYCKETFPGPIPLHQHERYLCKMNEEIKAVLQPTQTASTNKTGLFAEKHGLLHPSIIPEKGVNSPISPYKDHMSVLKAYFAMNMEPNSEELLKISIAVGLPQEFVKEWFEQRKVFQYANSRTPPLDRNHVESGHPVSVHTPTKDSLGIRSPMSLVKGTDRITSPSIPELHNNINNFDTPLRLSKTPHFSNHKPLGDKLDHSRSNTPSPLNLSSTSSKNSHTSSYTPNSFTSEDLQAEPLDLSLPKLMKEPKHILTVKSRPKLNSTPTDHNHILTPREHADEPLNLAYLSKKEFGNPNANSNLDKSSGPMFGLNPFAAKPLYTSLPPQNAFPPPTFMPPVQASLPGLRSYPSLDQISFLPHMAYTYAAGAASFAEMQQRRKYQRKPGFQSELLDGPADYLSSLDDMADPEACLSRKKIKKTESGKRPHQCQICKKAFKHKHHLIEHSRLHSGEKPYQCDKCGKRFSHSGSYSQHMNHRYSYCKREAEEREAAEREAREKGHLEPTELLLNRAYLQGIAPPGYPEHTPEPILRDGLNGSIRERLKEVEGAFVKMGRRDEEFEEEEEESENKSMDTDGDTMRDEEENGEHSMDDSSVDGKTESKSDHEDGVEDAV from the exons cagTGTTGGAATATGAGAACGTTGTAGAAACCGGATCTGAGACGGAAGAAGAGGACAGACTTCTGGTGTCGGAGGAGGACGGCTTGCTCAATGGGGTGGGGAGTCCAGTCAGCCTCGTCAATCAAGAGTCTGTGGCTCCGCCCTCTCCGACCCAGGGTCACACACTGCTGAGGAAGACTGTGGATGATGAAGATGATATGAAGGACAGTGGAATAGAGAACGTCTGGCATGAAAACGACTTGCTGAGTGCATCAGTCGATGGTACCG atgagctgaagggaGACTATGACACCATGGGGCCTGATGCCGCTTTAGAGCCGGTTGGGAACGGTACAG TGAAGAGCGTACACTGTGCTACTGAGTTTGAGGATTTCTTTGGGAAGCGTAAACTGGTGGACAGTGAAAGTCATGTGGTCAGCATTGCCGAATACCTCCAGAGAGGAGACACAGCCATCATCTACCCCGAGGCACCGGAGGAACTCTCCCGTTCCCGCCTCGCCACGCCTGAAGCCAACGGACACGAGGAGAACG ACCTGCCACCTGGAACTCCAGATGCTTTCGCCCAACTGTTGACCTGCCCCTACTGCGACCGGGGTTACAAACGCTTGACTTCCCTAAAGGAACACATCAAGTACCGGCACGAGAAAAACGAGGAGAACTTTGCCTGCCCTCTGTGCAGCTACACATTTGGTTACCGCACTCAGCTGGAGAGACATATGGCCACACACAAGCCAGGACGAGATCAG CACCAGATACTCAACCAGAGTTCTGGCAACCGCAAGTTCAAATGCACTGAATGTGGCAAGGCCTTCAAATACAAACACCATCTAAAGGAGCACCTGCGGATACACAGTG GTGAGAAGCCATACGAATGTCCAAACTGTAAGAAGAGATTCTCGCACTCCGGGTCCTACAGTTCACACATAAGCAGTAAGAAATGCATCGGACTGATCGCCATCAATGGCAGGGTGAGGAACAACTTGAAGACGGGTTCATCTCCGACATCTGCATCGTCCTCCCCTACGAACACTGCCATATCACAGCTACGACACAAACTGGAGAATGGCAAACCCCTCGGTCTGCAAGACCAGTCCAACCACCTCAACATCAAATCCGAACCAATGGACTTCAACGACTATAAGCTGATGATGGCCTCTCATGGCTACGGTACGGGCAGCCCCTTCCTAAATGGTGGTGTGAGGGGAGGCAGCCCACTGGGTGTTCATAACTCCCACAGTCCCCTTCAGCACCTGGGTATGGGGATGGAGGGGCAAATGCTGGGATATCCATCACTGGGAAACAACCTGAGCGAGGTACAGAGGGTCCTGCAGATCGTGGACAACACAGTTTGTCGACAAAAGATGGACTGCAAGCCAGAGGAGATCTCCAAGTTGAAGGCGTACATGAAGGAGTTGGGTTCCCACATAGAGGAACAGAAGCAAGTGCTCACCTCTCCCGGTGGACCCCAGAACACACTTCCACTCATCAATCACAACGGTGCCACCAAGAGCATCATAGACTACACGCTTGAGAAGGTCAACGAAGCCAAAGCCTGCCTTCAGAGCTTGACTACGGACTCTAAGAGGCAAATTAGCAATATCAAAAAAGAGAAGGCAAATCATATGCTAGATATAGGTATAGAGGACAAAACGCACGAGAATAATAATCTAATGTTTACACCCTTCTCCTGCCAGTATTGCAAAGAGACTTTCCCTGGCCCCATTCCCCTGCACCAGCACGAGCGCTACCTTTGCAAGATGAATGAGGAAATCAAGGCCGTACTTCAGCCCACTCAGACCGCCTCGACGAACAAAACTGGCTTGTTTGCTGAGAAACACGGCCTCTTGCACCCCTCCATCATCCCTGAGAAGGGTGTCAACAGCCCTATCAGTCCCTACAAGGACCACATGTCAGTGCTGAAAGCTTATTTCGCCATGAATATGGAGCCCAACTCAGAAGAACTACTGAAAATCTCAATAGCGGTCGGCCTTCCACAGGAGTTCGTGAAAGAGTGGTTTGAGCAAAGGAAAGTCTTTCAGTACGCAAACTCCAGGACTCCTCCTTTAGACAGGAACCATGTGGAGTCTGGTCATCCGGTCTCTGTTCACACGCCCACTAAAGACTCGTTAGGCATCCGGTCTCCGATGTCCTTGGTCAAAGGTACTGACCGCATCACATCCCCCTCCATCCCTGAGCTTCATAACAACATTAACAACTTTGACACCCCACTCAGGCTCTCCAAAACCCCTCACTTCTCCAACCATAAGCCACTGGGGGATAAGCTGGACCACTCCAGAAGCAACACGCCATCTCCTCTAAACTTGTCATCCACCTCCTCCAAAAACTCCCACACTAGCTCTTACACACCCAACAGCTTCACCTCTGAGGACCTGCAGGCTGAACCTCTTGACCTCTCATTGCCAAAGCTCATGAAGGAGCCAAAGCACATCTTGACTGTGAAAAGCCGACCCAAGCTAAACAGCACCCCCACTGACCATAACCACATCTTGACGCCCCGGGAGCATGCAGACGAGCCACTCAACTTGGCTTATCTGTCCAAGAAGGAGTTTGGCAACCCCAATGCAAACAGCAATCTGGACAAAAGCTCGGGCCCAATGTTTGGTCTGAACCCCTTTGCTGCCAAACCCCTGTACACCTCCTTGCCACCCCAAAATGCATTTCCGCCCCCTACGTTTATGCCCCCGGTACAAGCCAGTCTCCCGGGGCTGAGATCCTACCCAAGCCTCGACCAGATAAGCTTCTTGCCGCACATGGCCTACACGTATGCGGCAGGGGCGGCCAGCTTCGCCGAGATGCAGCAGAGGAGAAAATACCAGCGGAAGCCAGGGTTCCAG AGCGAGCTTCTCGACGGGCCGGCAGATTATCTGAGCAGTCTAGATGATATGGCCGACCCCGAGGCCTGTCTGTCCAGGAAGAAGATTAAGAAAACAGAAAGTG GTAAACGGCCGCACCAGTGTCAGATCTGCAAGAAAGCGTTTAAACACAAGCATCATCTGATTGAACACAGCCGCCTGCACTCCGGAGAGAAGCCGTATCAGTGTGACAAATGTGGCAAGCGCTTCTCGCACTCGGGCTCGTACTCGCAGCACATGAACCACAGATACTCGTACTGCAAGAGAGAGGCGGAGGAGCGCGAGGCGGCCGAGAGAGAAGCCCGAGAGAAGGGTCACCTGGAGCCCACGGAGCTGCTGTTAAACCGGGCGTACCTGCAGGGCATCGCTCCGCCCGGATACCCAGAGCATACACCGGAGCCTATCCTGAGGGACGGCCTGAACGGGAGCATTCGGGAGCGACTCAAGGAGGTGGAAGGAGCGTTCGTGAAGATGGGCCGGCGAGACGAGGAGttcgaggaggaggaggaggagagcgaAAACAAAAGCATGGACACCGACGGGGACACCATGAGGGACGAGGAGGAAAACGGAGAGCACTCGATGGACGACAGCTCCGTGGACGGCAAAACCGAATCCAAATCGGATCATGAGGACGGCGTGGAGGACGCGGTGTAG
- the zeb2b gene encoding zinc finger E-box-binding homeobox 2b isoform X2: MRELIMADGPRCKRRKQANPRRKNVLEYENVVETGSETEEEDRLLVSEEDGLLNGVGSPVSLVNQESVAPPSPTQGHTLLRKTVDDEDDMKDSGIENVWHENDLLSASVDGTDELKGDYDTMGPDAALEPVGNGTVKSVHCATEFEDFFGKRKLVDSESHVVSIAEYLQRGDTAIIYPEAPEELSRSRLATPEANGHEENDLPPGTPDAFAQLLTCPYCDRGYKRLTSLKEHIKYRHEKNEENFACPLCSYTFGYRTQLERHMATHKPGRDQHQILNQSSGNRKFKCTECGKAFKYKHHLKEHLRIHSGEKPYECPNCKKRFSHSGSYSSHISSKKCIGLIAINGRVRNNLKTGSSPTSASSSPTNTAISQLRHKLENGKPLGLQDQSNHLNIKSEPMDFNDYKLMMASHGYGTGSPFLNGGVRGGSPLGVHNSHSPLQHLGMGMEGQMLGYPSLGNNLSEVQRVLQIVDNTVCRQKMDCKPEEISKLKAYMKELGSHIEEQKQVLTSPGGPQNTLPLINHNGATKSIIDYTLEKVNEAKACLQSLTTDSKRQISNIKKEKANHMLDIGIEDKTHENNNLMFTPFSCQYCKETFPGPIPLHQHERYLCKMNEEIKAVLQPTQTASTNKTGLFAEKHGLLHPSIIPEKGVNSPISPYKDHMSVLKAYFAMNMEPNSEELLKISIAVGLPQEFVKEWFEQRKVFQYANSRTPPLDRNHVESGHPVSVHTPTKDSLGIRSPMSLVKGTDRITSPSIPELHNNINNFDTPLRLSKTPHFSNHKPLGDKLDHSRSNTPSPLNLSSTSSKNSHTSSYTPNSFTSEDLQAEPLDLSLPKLMKEPKHILTVKSRPKLNSTPTDHNHILTPREHADEPLNLAYLSKKEFGNPNANSNLDKSSGPMFGLNPFAAKPLYTSLPPQNAFPPPTFMPPVQASLPGLRSYPSLDQISFLPHMAYTYAAGAASFAEMQQRRKYQRKPGFQSELLDGPADYLSSLDDMADPEACLSRKKIKKTESGMYACDLCDKTFQKSSSLLRHKYEHTGKRPHQCQICKKAFKHKHHLIEHSRLHSGEKPYQCDKCGKRFSHSGSYSQHMNHRYSYCKREAEEREAAEREAREKGHLEPTELLLNRAYLQGIAPPGYPEHTPEPILRDGLNGSIRERLKEVEGAFVKMGRRDEEFEEEEEESENKSMDTDGDTMRDEEENGEHSMDDSSVDGKTESKSDHEDGVEDAV; this comes from the exons TGTTGGAATATGAGAACGTTGTAGAAACCGGATCTGAGACGGAAGAAGAGGACAGACTTCTGGTGTCGGAGGAGGACGGCTTGCTCAATGGGGTGGGGAGTCCAGTCAGCCTCGTCAATCAAGAGTCTGTGGCTCCGCCCTCTCCGACCCAGGGTCACACACTGCTGAGGAAGACTGTGGATGATGAAGATGATATGAAGGACAGTGGAATAGAGAACGTCTGGCATGAAAACGACTTGCTGAGTGCATCAGTCGATGGTACCG atgagctgaagggaGACTATGACACCATGGGGCCTGATGCCGCTTTAGAGCCGGTTGGGAACGGTACAG TGAAGAGCGTACACTGTGCTACTGAGTTTGAGGATTTCTTTGGGAAGCGTAAACTGGTGGACAGTGAAAGTCATGTGGTCAGCATTGCCGAATACCTCCAGAGAGGAGACACAGCCATCATCTACCCCGAGGCACCGGAGGAACTCTCCCGTTCCCGCCTCGCCACGCCTGAAGCCAACGGACACGAGGAGAACG ACCTGCCACCTGGAACTCCAGATGCTTTCGCCCAACTGTTGACCTGCCCCTACTGCGACCGGGGTTACAAACGCTTGACTTCCCTAAAGGAACACATCAAGTACCGGCACGAGAAAAACGAGGAGAACTTTGCCTGCCCTCTGTGCAGCTACACATTTGGTTACCGCACTCAGCTGGAGAGACATATGGCCACACACAAGCCAGGACGAGATCAG CACCAGATACTCAACCAGAGTTCTGGCAACCGCAAGTTCAAATGCACTGAATGTGGCAAGGCCTTCAAATACAAACACCATCTAAAGGAGCACCTGCGGATACACAGTG GTGAGAAGCCATACGAATGTCCAAACTGTAAGAAGAGATTCTCGCACTCCGGGTCCTACAGTTCACACATAAGCAGTAAGAAATGCATCGGACTGATCGCCATCAATGGCAGGGTGAGGAACAACTTGAAGACGGGTTCATCTCCGACATCTGCATCGTCCTCCCCTACGAACACTGCCATATCACAGCTACGACACAAACTGGAGAATGGCAAACCCCTCGGTCTGCAAGACCAGTCCAACCACCTCAACATCAAATCCGAACCAATGGACTTCAACGACTATAAGCTGATGATGGCCTCTCATGGCTACGGTACGGGCAGCCCCTTCCTAAATGGTGGTGTGAGGGGAGGCAGCCCACTGGGTGTTCATAACTCCCACAGTCCCCTTCAGCACCTGGGTATGGGGATGGAGGGGCAAATGCTGGGATATCCATCACTGGGAAACAACCTGAGCGAGGTACAGAGGGTCCTGCAGATCGTGGACAACACAGTTTGTCGACAAAAGATGGACTGCAAGCCAGAGGAGATCTCCAAGTTGAAGGCGTACATGAAGGAGTTGGGTTCCCACATAGAGGAACAGAAGCAAGTGCTCACCTCTCCCGGTGGACCCCAGAACACACTTCCACTCATCAATCACAACGGTGCCACCAAGAGCATCATAGACTACACGCTTGAGAAGGTCAACGAAGCCAAAGCCTGCCTTCAGAGCTTGACTACGGACTCTAAGAGGCAAATTAGCAATATCAAAAAAGAGAAGGCAAATCATATGCTAGATATAGGTATAGAGGACAAAACGCACGAGAATAATAATCTAATGTTTACACCCTTCTCCTGCCAGTATTGCAAAGAGACTTTCCCTGGCCCCATTCCCCTGCACCAGCACGAGCGCTACCTTTGCAAGATGAATGAGGAAATCAAGGCCGTACTTCAGCCCACTCAGACCGCCTCGACGAACAAAACTGGCTTGTTTGCTGAGAAACACGGCCTCTTGCACCCCTCCATCATCCCTGAGAAGGGTGTCAACAGCCCTATCAGTCCCTACAAGGACCACATGTCAGTGCTGAAAGCTTATTTCGCCATGAATATGGAGCCCAACTCAGAAGAACTACTGAAAATCTCAATAGCGGTCGGCCTTCCACAGGAGTTCGTGAAAGAGTGGTTTGAGCAAAGGAAAGTCTTTCAGTACGCAAACTCCAGGACTCCTCCTTTAGACAGGAACCATGTGGAGTCTGGTCATCCGGTCTCTGTTCACACGCCCACTAAAGACTCGTTAGGCATCCGGTCTCCGATGTCCTTGGTCAAAGGTACTGACCGCATCACATCCCCCTCCATCCCTGAGCTTCATAACAACATTAACAACTTTGACACCCCACTCAGGCTCTCCAAAACCCCTCACTTCTCCAACCATAAGCCACTGGGGGATAAGCTGGACCACTCCAGAAGCAACACGCCATCTCCTCTAAACTTGTCATCCACCTCCTCCAAAAACTCCCACACTAGCTCTTACACACCCAACAGCTTCACCTCTGAGGACCTGCAGGCTGAACCTCTTGACCTCTCATTGCCAAAGCTCATGAAGGAGCCAAAGCACATCTTGACTGTGAAAAGCCGACCCAAGCTAAACAGCACCCCCACTGACCATAACCACATCTTGACGCCCCGGGAGCATGCAGACGAGCCACTCAACTTGGCTTATCTGTCCAAGAAGGAGTTTGGCAACCCCAATGCAAACAGCAATCTGGACAAAAGCTCGGGCCCAATGTTTGGTCTGAACCCCTTTGCTGCCAAACCCCTGTACACCTCCTTGCCACCCCAAAATGCATTTCCGCCCCCTACGTTTATGCCCCCGGTACAAGCCAGTCTCCCGGGGCTGAGATCCTACCCAAGCCTCGACCAGATAAGCTTCTTGCCGCACATGGCCTACACGTATGCGGCAGGGGCGGCCAGCTTCGCCGAGATGCAGCAGAGGAGAAAATACCAGCGGAAGCCAGGGTTCCAG AGCGAGCTTCTCGACGGGCCGGCAGATTATCTGAGCAGTCTAGATGATATGGCCGACCCCGAGGCCTGTCTGTCCAGGAAGAAGATTAAGAAAACAGAAAGTGGTATGTACGCGTGTGACCTTTGCGACAAAACATTCCAGAAGAGCAGTTCCCTCCTCAGACACAAATATGAACACACag GTAAACGGCCGCACCAGTGTCAGATCTGCAAGAAAGCGTTTAAACACAAGCATCATCTGATTGAACACAGCCGCCTGCACTCCGGAGAGAAGCCGTATCAGTGTGACAAATGTGGCAAGCGCTTCTCGCACTCGGGCTCGTACTCGCAGCACATGAACCACAGATACTCGTACTGCAAGAGAGAGGCGGAGGAGCGCGAGGCGGCCGAGAGAGAAGCCCGAGAGAAGGGTCACCTGGAGCCCACGGAGCTGCTGTTAAACCGGGCGTACCTGCAGGGCATCGCTCCGCCCGGATACCCAGAGCATACACCGGAGCCTATCCTGAGGGACGGCCTGAACGGGAGCATTCGGGAGCGACTCAAGGAGGTGGAAGGAGCGTTCGTGAAGATGGGCCGGCGAGACGAGGAGttcgaggaggaggaggaggagagcgaAAACAAAAGCATGGACACCGACGGGGACACCATGAGGGACGAGGAGGAAAACGGAGAGCACTCGATGGACGACAGCTCCGTGGACGGCAAAACCGAATCCAAATCGGATCATGAGGACGGCGTGGAGGACGCGGTGTAG